One bacterium DNA segment encodes these proteins:
- a CDS encoding helix-turn-helix transcriptional regulator: MSSLDISSRIRQCRTQKGWTQGELAEKLLGSELNGVEGEERDNMIRSVQSKVSVWERGKFEPSLSSLVELAVIFDVTLEWLGTGKEKDRNWTRGMLPLLEEIPLTFHSKYNFKEHVVTNEMLNKSLKVSVPQKLIDDGADYLVQALDNTMCRDGIYKGDYVAVRMLPLSGEEEDFIEAEPDVNTGKILHVAFWMRDAHPRWVLGRAYRSTDSRGIDIYKNDGSYNNPVTYPYDTHQFHILGEVVGWIHLEKHKKE, encoded by the coding sequence ATGAGCAGCCTGGACATCTCCTCGCGAATTCGCCAGTGTAGGACACAGAAGGGCTGGACCCAGGGCGAGCTCGCGGAAAAACTCCTGGGTAGCGAGCTGAACGGCGTGGAAGGCGAAGAGCGGGATAACATGATTCGGTCCGTCCAATCGAAGGTCTCGGTGTGGGAGAGGGGTAAGTTCGAGCCGTCGCTGTCCAGTCTCGTAGAGCTCGCGGTCATCTTCGACGTGACCCTTGAATGGCTGGGCACGGGTAAGGAGAAAGACAGGAACTGGACTAGAGGTATGCTCCCTCTACTCGAAGAGATCCCGCTCACTTTCCATTCCAAATACAATTTCAAAGAACACGTCGTAACCAACGAGATGCTGAATAAATCGCTGAAGGTCAGCGTGCCCCAGAAGCTCATAGACGACGGAGCTGATTACCTCGTCCAGGCGCTGGATAACACGATGTGCCGGGATGGAATCTACAAGGGGGACTACGTCGCCGTGCGCATGCTCCCTCTGTCTGGTGAAGAAGAAGATTTTATCGAGGCCGAGCCCGACGTTAACACCGGGAAAATCCTGCATGTAGCATTTTGGATGAGAGACGCTCACCCTCGGTGGGTACTAGGCAGGGCTTATCGTTCGACGGATTCAAGAGGCATCGACATCTACAAGAACGACGGCAGCTACAACAACCCCGTGACGTACCCTTACGATACGCACCAATTCCACATCCTCGGGGAAGTCGTCGGGTGGATACATCTGGAAAAGCACAAGAAGGAATAA